The Vigna radiata var. radiata cultivar VC1973A chromosome 6, Vradiata_ver6, whole genome shotgun sequence DNA segment CTTGTTTCATGTTTATATCATGTGCTCTGTTGTTGTCTCTGTCAGATGCAAAACAATTCCAATCTCCATCATACCGAAATCAAAGACATTGTCGCAGGTTCGGGAGGTTGTAGCATTCCTGCTTGTGTTGCTACCGCTGGAACTTCCTTGGTTATCGGGTTAGTCTCTCCTCCCTCACAAATAACAACATGCTCCTTAACATTTCCACTGcatcaattttgaaaaatttgcaTGGTTAATTTaccaaacataattattatagCATGCTATGATGGTTGTTATTCATTACGAAATGACCGAACACTGCCAATCTCATTCTTTTGGAAAAGGGCTTTGGTCGCTGTATAATGGTAATGCTTTGATTATAAAATGCAGAGACtgacaagaaaataataattacttaattatgTATCTGTAATGTTCTGCTAGAAATTCCCAACCTTTCATGACGCTTGATCTGTTATTCAGAACCTTGTGAATCTTTTTGTTCCTCGCAGTTTGCATGGATTAAATTAGGTTACTTGATACTTAAGGTTGAACAGTACTTAATTTTCCTAATAATCCAGTGATTTGGTTCAGTTTTCCAACTAGTTTTACATCGACTGAGAAGGGCCTGATGGTGAATACAACTCTCCTGTTTTAGCTGGGCATGGGACCGGCTATTCTATAAGACTAAGCACAGTAAATTTTCCAACTAGcacattagaaaaaaattgcagaaggaaaagagagagatagactaaaaagaatttaaaagggTAGTTGGAACCgataaaattataatgcaaAATTCAACATGTTAGCAAactaaattttagattttttaagaGGATTAATTTACCATTCTGATTTTGGCATAGAACATACTACTTTACTGGCTCAAGCCCTATTATTGTTTGGGTTCCTTCATTCACGCCTACAGTTAAATCTATGGCCCCAACATTCTGCAAGTTTACTTTACATACCATGCTACTGCCCTTGTCTAGGGATGTCAAATGAACCCATCTATGAGGATGTCTGAACTCATCCTAATTTTTATGGGGAATCCCCGTGTTGATTGGGCGTGGATATGAATAATACTCTTTAAATTGGGTATGAGGATGGGATGATAATATGCATATCCACCCCTTTTCCATCCCCGTCTTTATATCCATTCCCATGCCCATTCCTGTCCCCGTACTCATTCgcattttaaattactaaaatcctttaatttattaagtaatcTCACAAACTTGCATTAAcatgtctttgttttttagtttcCTAACTTATTTCTTAGGCACAcattgatcaattttattttttttaactcttacCCACACCTGCCCCACCTCTTTGCCATTAATTACAAACCTCATAtcaatttatctatttttagaCATTTcttggatttattttttatatactggGGAAACATGGGACAGGAcattgatttttgatttttgcTTAGAGATAGCGGCACTGTGATCAAGGTACTGTGAGGAGGAATGTGGATGACAATACTAAAAGGTTACATGAATGATTTCatgaattacaattttaaatccCACATACCAACATCTCTTTACACATAAATTTGATGCTTCTTAGCTTCAAGATCTCAAGCTTCTAAAATTTGGGGATGACAAAAAGTAATTAGGTGTTGTTTTGCAAATCGGAAGGACTTTGGGTGTGGGAGGAAAACAGAGGGAGGGGGGAGATGTCATTCCATTTCTTATGTCTGGGTTTTGTTTTCTCAAACTCAAATCATTCTTCCAGTGGATCTGCTTCTGAATTTGGAATATTGTTCCAGTATGATGTCAAGTTTATTCGTTATATGGACAAGATGCCTCAGTTAAAATcacttaaaaatgttttaatctgtgaaagaaaataatgcCGTGCATTTGACCTGTTGATTGATTCTAGGTGTTGGCGTACATGTTTGACGTGAACATGTTTCCTCTGTTGATTTGTTGTTGCTTTTTCATAAGCCATACATattgacttttattttctttgatactTTGCTATTAGTGGATTTAAacattctcattttctttttgctatGAGTTCTCACTTTAGCTGATATACAGGTATGCCTTAGGATGGAGGGGTGGAAGCTGGTATGCAACTAAGAAGTTCAGAAAGGAGCAAATGAAAATGCTAGGACAGATTACACCTAGAAGATGGCAATTGCTTGGGAAGATAAAACCTAAAGGGTTGCAATTCCAATTCCTTAGAAGGAACCTTACAAAACTCAAATTATCTGATAGTGCCATGAAAACATCTGAGTCAAGTATAAAGGATGCAGCTACTACACATGTTACTGGACAATCCAATTAGTATACTACTATAAAATGGTTCTTTAAGCAACAATTTTTATTCAGATGGCTGTAGATACCAGATTAGGCAttcaattagataaaaatattaccAACTTGGTTATAACcaattatcatcaaattttgcactgataatttattttggcCTGCAGCTGCTCACCCATAGCTTCATAAATTCTTCATCCTTCACGATAAGTTCTTTAGAAACTTGTGTTGCATTTGATTGTTAAATTTATAATCGAGTGAATACACATACTTTGATTTTGGTGGCTGGCAAATAGAACTCTCTTTATTAGAGGAAAtacacattaaatttgtgttgTGTAGGGAATGAACAAGTACTCAATGGTCTAactttactaaaaaaatttcgACTAAGATAATATAATTCAAGAGTGACAGTCTAAGAAAAATGGaacaaaaaagagagaataacgATGAATGAATCTCTGTATAGCAGCTCTGAAagattttttcatttaaataatcaatattttaagaattaggTTTTTTCACTTTCATTTGGAATACCCTATGTACACTCAAAGGATCTCTTAATTTCTCTTACTCTTCTGTTAAATTGTTCTTTGTACTTAGTTTTAGTTGAGCAGAAGACAACTCAAACAACATAGATTATAAACAGTGAAAACTTGTTTATAATCTTCCTCTTATATTCAATATATTGCATCATGGTTAAACAACCTTCACTACcgatactttttattttaagattcaatatatttttaatacttttagtatctaaaatatatttgatggtattaaattcttaatttttaatataattttttaaatcttacgATAAGTAAACTAATTGATACATGtgttttggttaatttttttctatcctgaaattaaatgaataataatcataataaagaaTTCAGCTATGaataaaattgcaaaataaatatgctttttataattattttcggACCGTTTGCAACACAAccctcttttattattatttcacgTTTCAAGTGctattcaataaaatttcaattgaaTTCGTAGGAAGATATTTGGATTATTATTAAATGTCATAGAAATTACTTTTGAAACTTATAGAAATTTATAAtgagaaaactataaaaaaaaagtattgtagaaaaataaaactaaaattaggGGTAGCAAACACATgaacctttatttattttaaaatttaaataatcacaatataaacaaaaatattactttaatattagaATCACTTGAAGTGAAGAAAAAACcaaatgagagagaaaggaagaaagaaagtcTTTCCCGCATAACCTAAAACCTCCATTGGTGTTTTTGTCGTTATGAAGTTATTTACGGTTGGATCAAACTGATTTTTAGATAGTGGTATTAGAGTAGATGATTTGTCTTAGTGACCGGCTCAGACACGTACAATGGTCCCTATATCGAAAGTCTTCCTGGCGAAATGTTGCAGGTAAGCGTGTCTCGTTAAGATGAATGTTTCCACTAGAAAGGGAGTGTAGTAATTGGGAAGGGACTCACCCTTGAGGGAGAgattgttgggaatccaagtcccacattggataaaaataaaaaagtaaaacactatataaaggtgaaagactCATTAACCTATTTCTTTAAGGTTTTGGACAGAGAGTGATGTCAATCTTTTATGTGGTTAGGTTTAGATCTCATTGGTGCCaaaagattaagaaaagaaCTTTTGTTATACGCTTTGTGTCTCTTTCTAAGCTCTTTCTTaacacttatattttaaaagatcttttgcaagttttcaaaagttcattatattatttttatatcttctCTATGAGAGTAATCTCTTGTCttgtaatatttcaaaaacactttgttgtttttaGATTCAAAAGTGAATTCAAACTCTTGTAAATTTAACTTAGTGAAATTAAACATTCTAGTCAATTAGATTAGTTTTGATATTAAGAATGATAAAACTCGTCTAATCAATTAGTTAGTTTGTAAACCAAGAATGTTAAATTCTCGTAAAATCTTTGAGATTAGTGGAAcccataaaaaattttaaaaaaaactagacataatttagtttgaaagaaatcactataaaaataagtatgattcagtacttttatttttaaaagtttttcattTAAAGCTTTTTATAAACAAGTGTTTAACTAGTGGTGCATACAATCTAATCCTATAAATCAGATACCATTTTCTTCTTCGtgtaaatgaaaaaagataaattgtCAAATTTATGTTCAATTGTTTTATGAATTGCTTATCCAAAATTCTAGCACAATATGTGACTAATGGTGACCATATgcttcataaatttttataaccatttttcttaaatacttgatctaacatatataaaatatacattacTTTTTAAGGCCAagggtttgattttgatttcgaTATGATGTGTTGTAAAAGGTAAAAACACTTTTACCATGAAAGCATTCTCTTGCATCTCCAGCCATAAGAACCACATCGCCACCTCGAAGGAACATTAGAATCATCATAAAAGCAAGGAACATTAGAAGCATAAATACATGCACTAACTTTATAACCATTAATACTtcaaaatacttaaatatttataatagtatAGAAAAAGTGAACTCATCTTACTTCTGATCAAGTAAATacgtaaaataaaattcaattattaaagaactatttataaattaaccttttaagcataaaataatcgattattatttttttaaaaactattactATTAATCTTTACTCATTTTCTAGCtgcttaaataaataaatctcaatgatttaattaaaaatactttcgTAAGATGTAGAAGTATATGAATggataactaaaaatataaattactggTTACTTAGCAAAACCTCTTCCCATATCTCTACAAATTTAAGGTTAATGaacataaattaacaaatatttaatataaaaaatattaatatatttttgctgCTTAGCATAACCTTCTTACTTAATGCATTGAATTTTCTGTCTATATTATTTGTTGTGCACAATAAGTAAAGACGTATTGAGAAAACTATTAACTAAAGTTgttataaattctaaaatatcaattgtacaaaaaagaaaacgtaATCCATATAAAAGAACATGAGAATTAGTTAGTACATGCATTATTATTACTTCAGCTGTTCAGTCTTCATTAATACTCAAAAGGAATGAGTAATAATTATTCAGTTCTTACCATCCCATATCTTATTACTAATTGCAGATTGAGttgtaatttttaatacattagTCTATTTTGATCTGtcttatttaatatgtaaaattgaCGAGTTAAAGACATATCAGTTTATTTCTAATTcggttttgtttttatttttttattccttttaatttaaaaattaaaattgaaattattaaaaagattaattttttatataatattttttttaaaaatataaatatgcaaTATCATTAgtataataaagtaatttaacatataaatataataataattatttaatcataaatcttaattatttaattaaaagtttataaaatatttatataactaaatatgttttaaatatttatttataaatatgtatacaaataaatttttaaaagaaattaaagaaaaagtggCTGACTAAGTTTTGAGTCTGTGGTAGAGCGAGTTGTAAGTTATGATCCATTTTTTGTGGTGATTCAGTTTGATCCGATTCATTTTGTCTGACGTGTTTTGTTTTATCACTCTTAATTAAAAGTTTGTGtaacatatttatttgtttatatttcaattaaaattttaaatatttttcttctaacttgaaaaatattggaatcttattaattaagttaatatgTTATTCAGGCCTAAGTACGAAAGCATATGTTAATTCCATGGTAGTTTGATAACTGGTTTATGCTTTGTGGTACAAAACATTAGTAAGaattacataatattttgtTCTAAGCACATGTTTTGGCTTTTTGTATGCGCCTCATTGGTCTCGCAAAATAAAAGAAGCGTGGCGAAAAAGTTTCTATAAGTATTAATTTCAATCATCTGtcgttaaatttaattaataggattaatttttttacacatAAAGAATGATctgttaatttctgtaaacaTTTTTGTAAAGGTGACATATTTAGAGTtagaattaaaagtaataaaatttatactcgTTTATATATTATTACGAATTGGTTTTATTGAGGTGAAAGTTTTATAATAGGTCGTGGTAGACCCTACGTATGGTTTTGTTTAAACCACTGTTGACAAAAAAGGTGGTTTAAAACCCCTCATGTGAATACATTAGAACTATTATTTTTTCCTGTTTTGTGCGTGTATAAATAATGTCTGGATTGGGAAGATTAATGTACCAGGAAACAGAACATGGCCAACACATCACTCTCACCAATCCTTGTGATTCTCTTCTGGGGTTTAACTCTTGCAACTGGAAGAAGACTCTCACCACTCACCACCACTACTGCAACATTCTCATCATCCCCCACTGATGGTATTTGCTCATCTATGGTCAAAACACAAGCCTATACTTGCGAAGAACATTTGGTATGTACTGTGCTTccatctctttctctttctgctCAGACATCAACAAGATTTACAACACCTACTAGCTACTAACTCGCTTATTGTGTAATATTTTAGGTGACAACACAAGATGGTTATATTCTTAACATGCCAAGAATTAAAGTGGGAGAATTAAGGGGGCCACCTGTTCTTCTACAGCATGGGCTTTTCATGGttgttaaaagttttataagCAACTGTATTATGTTatagattttgttgttgatgttggcaATTAATGTGGTGCTGTGGTTGCAGGATGGCATAACATGGTTATTACTACCTTCAAAGCAGTCTCTTGCATTTCTTCTAGCGGATAATGGGTTTGATGTTTGGGTTGCTAACACACGTGGAACCAAGTATAGCCGGCAACATATAACTTTACCTACTAATAGCTCGGTTAGTTTTGTCTACTAAAATGTTGATGCATTTCTGTGGTTGGAAATTTGTTTGGTTCTATTGATTATATCAGTTTTATTCTTTAGGATTACTGGAATTGGTCATGGGATGAATTAGTTGCATATGATCTTCCAGCCACATTCAAGTATGTGCATGATCTAACTGGACAAAAACTGCACTATGTTGGTCACTCACAGGTAAATTTCACATTCTACTCTTCAAAAACTGCACCATTCTTGTTTTTGACCTGTAGAATGTTGAATTCCTCTGTAGGGAACTTTGATTGCGTTGGCTGCTTTTTCCCAAGACCAGTTACTGAACATGTTGAGATCTGCTGCCTTGCTTAGCCCAATTGCTTATGTTGGTCAGATGACTTCACCCCTTGCTAAAAATGCAGCTGAAAACTTCATTGCAGAGGTATTAGTCATAAGAATGCTTTTATTGTctgtcaaaagaaaaaaattccttTTACAATTCAAATAATTGACAATGAAAATCTGTGTTTTCCTCTTTACAGTCACTGTACAACTTTGGAGTCTTTGAATTTAATATGAGAGGGTATGCAATTCTTATTGTCTATTATTCTTTATCATTCATTTCTTTGCACTGTAGAGCTAAGAATAAGAAGGCTGCAATGTTGGTTCCTCATAGTTCTAACTTTAATGTTGTAAGAATGTAATATGCAGACATTTCTCAAATCCTTAGTGGATAGAATAAGATCGGATACAGAAGTCATCCTGATGTTAAACTGTGTTTTCCATTGAATGAAAAGTTTAACTATAGTTTAAGAAACCACGAATTTGATCCTCCAAAGTTATATGGATCCTCACATTAGCCTTTCTGTCACCACTTTAGCCCTTCAAAGATTTTTGTCTCTGAAACATTCTTTCAAATGTTTAATCTATCACCGAATTTGACCCTAAAGAGTGTTCTTTCACCACTTTGTTTCTTCAAAAGGACCAATATGCTGATATTTTAAGTCTCTGATAGATTAATTTGGTGACAGATTAAATCTTTAGAGAATTAAATCTTTGCAGGACTAATTCAGCAATGTTTTAAATTGAGGAACTAATTTATTAACCAAAAATTTGGTAAGACATGGTAATGAATGTAACTTTGGAGAATAAAATTGAGAAGTAAGCTAGTTTATGACTATTGTTATGACTCCAATCCTATGAAGACTTATATCACTTCATTTTTCTCATGTCTGAATAGGGTCTCTGTTATAAAGTTTCTTAAGGACTTGTGCAATAACACAGGCATTGATTGCACCAACTTGTTGACCTCTTTCACAGGTGGCATTCATGTTCTTTCTTATTCAGCTATTATTCAACCACCAAAACTAACACTTGTTTTCCTTCATTGACAACACTGCTATGCTTTCAGGCCCAAATTGCTGCCTTAACCCTTCCATTGTAAATGTTTTTTTGGATCACGAGCCTCAGTCAACAGCAACAAAGAACATGATCCATCTATCTCAGAGTAAGTGGTTCTATTTTCCTAATTTAAATACCATTATATCCTATACCTCATGATAAAAAGTAAGTTTTAGTTTTAgcagagattttgaaaatttgaccGGAATCAGCTGTTAGTAAgagtaattttttctttcatgagtGGTTATTAATCTTAATCACATATGAATATCAGTGATCAGAGAAGGAACCACTTCAATGTTTGATTACCAGAATCAAGATGAGAACATAAAACACTATGGACAGCCTACTCCTCCAGCATACGACATGACAAGAATTCCAAATGAGCTTCCTCTCTTCCTGAGTTATGGAGGCGCTGATGCTCTTTCTGATGTTAAGGATGTGCAACGTCTGCTAGAAATTCTTAAAGATCATCACCCAGATAAGCTTGTAGTGCAGTACAGAAATGATTATGCACATGCAGATTATGTTATGGGTGAAAATGCTTATCGAGATGTCTATGAACCTCTTATATCTTTCTTTAGGCTCCAGTGATATCTAGTGAATAATACATCCtatagaattttattattaccTGTCTCTACATCATAGAATTGAATAGCACAGAAATATCACCATGTAATTTTACAGAATATGATATTATTGAAGGAAAGTCCTATAATATTACTTTAGTATGTTATAACAAAGGATggttatatatgtatatttgtatagtattttcagaaaaagaagATGGTGTATGAGTTTGGGACACCTGCAACCTGTTAACACTTTTTATgtcaattaaaagtatatttaagtattaattttattagctattaatttttatataacttatatactgaaaaatgttgagttataaataaccaaaaggttatacatatttattcaatacaagtgtttattatttaattaggtataacaaatatattacattgagacattattttttatgtaattctCAAAGGATGAAGCTAAACTCATGGACGAAActgaatttattaattttttatattatacaaatttaaatacaagataatacattaaaattagtgtggtttttaatattaaatagtacttttaaaatttttatttaatactatttatttatttttgctattttataaacttatagtCTTGAAGAAATactttttaaagatttttttcaaTGACCAAAAATCTTGATGGAATACCAtcacattgttttttttttcttaatttgttaaaatatgttaaaattcaaattgaattcaCTTCCTGATTTTGaagattgttttattttatattataattatataacaatCTTCTGTCTAAAAGTAATTtacttttatcataaaataaaaaagaaacatttttctgAACATTAATCAAATTCGTTATTTGGACTttgaaatgaagaaataaaattgatttgccAACACGAGTGTCTGACGTGTAAGTATATAATTGGCGGACACACGTAGCAATAGAAAGTACTCGAACAGACAAAACAAACTAAGAAGGGTTCTTTCTTCCCTGCGTAGATTCAGAGTGCATAGAGTGAGAGAAAGACAGTACCAATGTCTCAATTTCGAACACCATTTTTCGTTTCATTTCCTCTTTTGCTAATCATCTTCAACCTTGTCCCTTCCTACGCACTCTATGGAGCATCCTCGCCTGTGCTTCAACTCACACCCTCCAACTTCAAGTCCAAGGTGAATCATTTTTAAATCTTGAACTCTTTCCCCAGTGTCCCATTTCGTGATCTCACTGTATTTGCCCTTTTTCCAAATTGGTATTTTGTAGAAACGTTAAATTTTGTATCTTTGTTCTTGAAATCTATCTGGGCGTGTACATGGATATTTGTGGCGTTGCGATGTGGTTGTAATTTTCATGGCTGAAATCAAGGTTCATGGCAGGTTCTGAATTCAAATGGAGTTGTTCTCGTTGAATTCTTTGCTCCATGGTGTGGACACTGTCAGGCTCTGACACCGATATGGGAGAAGGCAGCTACTGTGTTGAAGGGTGTGGTTACTGTGGCAGCACTTGATGCTGATGCTCACTCGTCTTTGGCTCAGGTTGTGTATTGTTCATTTGTTTATTAATGATGctatttttagatttaatggAATATTGAAATCTGTTAAATGAAGACTATGATGCATGTGTTCTTTGGTCCTTGCAATCAGCCTTTCTGAAATATGAAGTTGTTGTATTATATGCTTGACTTTTATGTTAATGTACACTGGAATTGCCTTTATGTGGATCAGGCAGGATCCGAAACAATGGGTTGTTATGCATACTTATTTGAGCTCTTGGAACTGTCTGTTTCGAACAATTGAATGTTATTAATTGAATTGGACCTAATCATTTGGACCATTTTAAATTACTTGTTTGTTTTGTGGAATATCAACATTCAAGAACTATTGTATATGTAAAGTTTTTCCTTGCTGTTGGATCTAGCACCAAACTCTTTTTTTGTGCAAAGCAACCAAAGAATATAGTACCTGTACAAGATTGAATATCTCCTTGGAGATTCTTTCTTTGCCTCTTGCTTCATAACATCAGCTGTCTACGCATGAGATTTTTATTCGTAGATTTTGAATTATGGTTTATAGTTTACACGTTTGCCTGTTTcttaatttattgttataacTTTATGTTGGAACTTTATTTACATTTGCGCACGTGTGTGTGCATGGTTTTTTCTTGATTCCCCACAGGAATATGGAATCAGAGGATTTCCAACTATAAAAGTGTTTGCTCCAGGAAAGCCACCGGTTGATTACCAAGGAGCCAGAGATGTCAAACCAATTGCTGAATTTGCACTTCAACAGGTTTGTTGGAATTTGCATCGGTTATTTTAAAACCacttccccccccccccccccccccccccaccacacacacacacaaaggaACAAGTTAAAAGTTGAGCAAAGTTAACTAAAATTACGTGTGCTCATGATTTGCATGATTTATTGACTGATGTTTGATAAATAAACAAAGTAAGCtcactaattaatttttgtgaCTAGTTACTCAATGCTAAATAATTTTGTCGTGTTTCAAATATGCAGTATTTGTTTTAGTAAAAGAAATCAGTAAATAGTATACCTTTACTCTGAAGTATTACCTCCTTATTTTATATCTCATGTACAGGTAAAGGCTCTTTTGAAGGAGCGGTTAAGTGGAAAAGCAACAGGGGGTTCAAATGAAAAGACAGAAACCAGTTCTTCAGTAGAATTAAACTCTGGAAACTTTGATGAATTGGTCCTCAAGAGCAAAGAACTCTGGATTGTGGAATTTTTTGCACCTTGGTAAGTGCTGTTTGTGTTCTGAAATCTAAAGTATTCCCATGTTCACATTTCAGACGTATAGCTCTAATAACATTTATCCTCTTTTATTTCCCAAAGGTGTGGACATTGTAAAAAGTTGGCGCCTGAGTGGAAGAAAGCATCCAATAATTTGAAAGGAAAGGTTAAACTGGGCCATGTTGACTGTGATGCCGAAAAGGTACTGTTATACTTCTAAATAGATTGTAAGAACTTTTCAAAACTATTATGCCTGTGATCAAGATGGTCATTgcatagttttttatttttttatgtattcttGTTAAGGGTAAGACTCTTATTGCTgtcttattttataatgttttattacgCACTTTAGTTTATATTGTCTGACAGGAAATTTTTTTACCAGTCACTAATGAGCAGGTTCAAAGTCCAAGGATTCCCAACAATCTTGGTATTTGGTGCTGATAAAGATAGTCCTATTCCTTATGAAGGTGCAAGAACCGCCGCAGCTATTGAATCATTTGCGTTAGAGCAGCTGGAAACAAATGTTGCTCCTCCAGAAGTGACAGAGATACACAGTCCAGTAAGCATTTTCTCTCCTGCCTTATTAGTGTTCATTGGTTTGAAAAAGAGGATAATAAAATAATCGATCTTGCAAAGGAAGAGTGCCCTAAGGACACTGATtgtgaaatatttaatttaacatgtgtatgtgtgtatTCTGTTAAATGATTTCAATTATTCACAAAAGCATGTGTTAAGTGATAATTAACATGAACCTTCTCTGTAGGATGTTTTGGAAGAGAAATGTGGTACTGCCGCAATCTGTTTTGTTGCCTTCCTTCCTGACATTTTGGATTCCAAGGCTGAGGGAAGGAACAGATATATTCAGCAACTATTATCAGTTGcagaaaagtttaaaagaagTCCATACAGGcaagttaaaaaaacattttgctTTGCTTCCATCCTCTAATATCACTTTATGCGTTAATCCTACATTGTAAAATTGTTTGATTCTGTCAGTGTTGCAAATGCTTTATTTatgtgtatttttaataaatctttGTTGGCGAattctttaacattttttaattgaatttttgtatCTTTGAGCACAGTTATGTCTGGGTAGCTGCAGGGAAGCAGCTGGATCTTGAGAAGCA contains these protein-coding regions:
- the LOC106764189 gene encoding uncharacterized protein LOC106764189, with the protein product MQRLRSSVFSAPNLKKKYLNSRAAIQDTFFSTKDTFERHRVVFTVGTSIASVATAWFGYTLRHLHDTKVDQRLQSIEKAMQNNSNLHHTEIKDIVAGSGGCSIPACVATAGTSLVIGYALGWRGGSWYATKKFRKEQMKMLGQITPRRWQLLGKIKPKGLQFQFLRRNLTKLKLSDSAMKTSESSIKDAATTHVTGQSN
- the LOC106764380 gene encoding triacylglycerol lipase 1, whose protein sequence is MANTSLSPILVILFWGLTLATGRRLSPLTTTTATFSSSPTDGICSSMVKTQAYTCEEHLVTTQDGYILNMPRIKVGELRGPPVLLQHGLFMDGITWLLLPSKQSLAFLLADNGFDVWVANTRGTKYSRQHITLPTNSSDYWNWSWDELVAYDLPATFKYVHDLTGQKLHYVGHSQGTLIALAAFSQDQLLNMLRSAALLSPIAYVGQMTSPLAKNAAENFIAESLYNFGVFEFNMRGVSVIKFLKDLCNNTGIDCTNLLTSFTGPNCCLNPSIVNVFLDHEPQSTATKNMIHLSQMIREGTTSMFDYQNQDENIKHYGQPTPPAYDMTRIPNELPLFLSYGGADALSDVKDVQRLLEILKDHHPDKLVVQYRNDYAHADYVMGENAYRDVYEPLISFFRLQ
- the LOC106763125 gene encoding protein disulfide-isomerase like 2-2, which translates into the protein MSQFRTPFFVSFPLLLIIFNLVPSYALYGASSPVLQLTPSNFKSKVLNSNGVVLVEFFAPWCGHCQALTPIWEKAATVLKGVVTVAALDADAHSSLAQEYGIRGFPTIKVFAPGKPPVDYQGARDVKPIAEFALQQVKALLKERLSGKATGGSNEKTETSSSVELNSGNFDELVLKSKELWIVEFFAPWCGHCKKLAPEWKKASNNLKGKVKLGHVDCDAEKSLMSRFKVQGFPTILVFGADKDSPIPYEGARTAAAIESFALEQLETNVAPPEVTEIHSPDVLEEKCGTAAICFVAFLPDILDSKAEGRNRYIQQLLSVAEKFKRSPYSYVWVAAGKQLDLEKQVGVGGYGYPALVALNLKKAVYAPLKSAFELDQIIQFVKDAGRGGKGNLPLQSTPTIVKTEPWDGKDGEIIEEDEFSLEELMGEDASSKDEL